Genomic DNA from Danio rerio strain Tuebingen ecotype United States chromosome 22, GRCz12tu, whole genome shotgun sequence:
atgtgaaacacTGAAAAGACTCGAccggccgccttttcttctctcctgaacttgaaaatatgatttgcagaatcgtagaaatgctggattaagatcgtctaagGGGTGAAATCGAGATCGacatcttttaacgattaattgcaGCTCTAGAtgagggtttttcaaagtctaagacagtgggcctcccttttgacacaacttatccattggcgcccccctcctcccaaacacgcacacacacacacacacacacacacatacatacatatacatatacatatatatacacacacacacagtataaatataaagacagacagatgtcagactgttaactcacttttatcatcatttgcatgaaagtgcaataatttacagagtaacaagtattttaatataacgtttttaaaacgaggatgatggttcaatatgaatagaacagatccaagaactgtccaccccagtcaaaacagtcgaagtttagcgggtctcatgctgtcattagccaaaatatcttgacaaaccacacataaaggtcgtggttcatcagctggtcctgtccacgtaaatcctaaactcaaatactgatcatcatatcgtcgtcttttgggtttaagccctgaacttgaaggctttgaatcgggggggtctcagaaaccgatccattgtactagcaggcatatacctgtattggcgggcttgccaaacagaagcgaattcacagctatggccttctgggtaataaaggttttcttatttttgacgtattattttttttagctttgtttaattaaaacgtttaaatataataaaaaatacatatattaattaaacttaataattatatttttattctataatattttttcccgcgcctcccctgacatgctctggcgccccccaggggaggcgcgcctcacactttgaaaaccccggCTCTAGATCAAccatgatccgttacacccctagtagtGTGAGACCACTAGGGAAATGTGCTGGACCAACTTATGCGACAATCATTGATATGAAGGAGAGTGATagagtttaaatatatttttgcagcCTTACTGATGaagaatttctaaaaaaaaaaaaaaaaactaaaataaactatattaaatttTACATTGCTACACACTTTTTAATATATGCTGTATTAAAATGTgacttgttcattttttttatagatgtaatagtgaaggaggagagtgaagaactgagtgaagatgaggagaaacatcatgtcaagaGTGAAGAGgaaactcaatcagagactgaAGATAGTTTTTCAATGGAAACAACAGCCGTAAACGGTTTCATCTGCACCCAGTGTGGAAAGACTTTCAAGCACCAATGCAGACTCAAGCTTcatatgaggattcacactggagagaaaccacacAAGTGTTCCCACTGCGACAAGAGTTTCAATGATTCAGGAAACCTGCAAAGACACATGCTgctccacactggagagaaaacacacaaatgcGATCAATGCGGCAAAACGTTTCTAAGGCCTGCAGGTCTGAAGAACCATCTTAGACTTCACACAAACGAGAAGCCTTATTCATGTTCTGAGTGCGGGAACAGTTTTAGTAATTGCTCAAATTTAATAgcacatcagaagatccacaccggTGTGAAAGAGCATGTGTGCcttgagtgtgggaagagtttcatcagaGCTGGAGGATTGAAAAatcaccagaggattcacaccggagagaaaccgtacgagtgttcacactgcgacaagagcttCCGTCAGATACAAATACTGAAAgtacatgagaggattcacactggagagaaaccgtacatgtGTACTaagtgtgggaagagcttcagACATACACCAAACCTTCAACGACACCTGCTGATTCATAAAACCACAAACCACACATGTGATCAATGCTGAATTTCTGGCCTTTAAAACTGAAGGATCATCCTAGAGTTCATACAAACAAGACGCCTTTTTTCATGtactgagtgtggaaagagttttacacaACAGTCAAGTTCAAGACAACATAAGAAGATACATGAGTGTGAGAGATGTCGTGTGCTTTGattgtgagaagacttttattacagctggaGGTTTGAGAAAACACAAGAAGAtgcacactagagagaaaccttatcagaccccctagtttttcacaattGTTTTGCGAtaaaaaaatgacagattttCTGGCAATTCCCAGAAATTTGTGGACAATTTtgcgatgtaaaaaaaaaaaaaaaaaaaaaaaaaaaaaaaaaatatatatatatatatatatatatatatatatatatatatatatatatatatatatatatatacaatcatttattttattttcagcttagtcccaccgcagaatgaactgccaacttgtccagctAATTTTTTAAAcggcggatgaccttccagctgcaaccttgcactgggaaacatccattcacactcatacactacagacagttttagcttacccaattcacctgtaccgcttgtcattggacttgtgggggaaaccagagcttcCGAAGgcaacccacgcaaacacggggagaacatagcAAACTCTCCACAGAattgcctactgacccagccgaggctcaaaccagtgaccttcttgctgtgtggtgacagcactacctactgcctcaCTGcgtcgccatatatatatatatatatatatatatatatatatatatatatatatatatatatatatatatatatatatattagggctgtcaaattattttaaaaaattacgtaattaatcaaaaattttttgtaattaatcatgattagtcACAAaacgccatatttattacagaaataaaaacataggcatgtaagtgccatttaaatttcaaaacaatccatgccaataacaaacaaaactgatttccatgttggattctaagtgaattacaaacacacacacagacacgcagtACAGCGCATGCTGTGATCGAGGGAACACTTCAGATTTATCAACACGcacgatcgcgttcatcaaatttgcttaaactgagCATTCTAAAGTACGGCTGTCTTTTACATTAAGGATTCTAACACACCAAcatgaagcagacgctttacaagaGTTGCGTGTAGGGGGGAAACACgccaaacttatgaaatgtgaagGCTCATGGAAGCAGCTTAAAGGTAGAGAGGTCATCTGCCGCttttattggtgtccatgtgaatGTACTCAGTGCTCCGCTTTTATGATTGggataatactgattaagagtcgaccatgtaagcagtgatttttgattaccttaaaggatcacgcgagtcctgaaatgcggaggtttttctttccgttcgccatgcggtatcaacatCCATTAAAACATCCGGAATGAAAATATGCTGGTTCGCGATTGAAAGTAGGGCCGTGAGGTGAGGGGGGGTGGGGTTtgtagcggatgaaagtgaagaccggGGGGTTCGCTCACTTTTCTGCTGCCCAGGGCagctgcctaggtcgcctctatgcacGCGCCGTCCCTGAACACCAACGGccacaacacaaataaaaagaaactgcaactgcgttattttttttaacacgttaaatatttcaaagtaATCACATGCATTAACGCGctaattttgtatatatattttgaatatttaaattgaagctaggttagcctagctgcctcatacgctgaccattcaacagcttactTCATGCACAGCATGAGaggtgaaattaaaaaataatctaataataattaattaaaccgtgatttctctttttttttaagccaGAACGCCTGATAgactattgttgtgcaatgaaatatagcgttactaaccgacgagAATGGCGacactgatggatttgtgccgaatattagcatcattgacataacaatgtacagtgcctattactgtcagcatgtttgtgtgcattttatacagtttctattctaatttgcagttaagttaatcaaagtataaatagcagaactGAACAAATAAATTTTCCCCTACCAGCAATTATTAATCCGacaacaaatataaaaacagacaCTAACCCCTTATAGCATCGTCACCAATGACCAGTCTTCAAAAGACCGACAAAAACAAcagtgaattgtagctctgacatggacatgggcgatataaatgactgaaaaacagctgcgggtgaagtatattgatcgtaagtgctcagtttgtgatcatatctcggttttgttctgttaatatgtaatttcaaatatttgtagcATGAAATGGAGGCAAATATTATTGCTATTAGTATGATTattattgcgagggcttaaattgagcagtgctcataatatcgagcgaaaaaaaaaaaagacagctgtgaaacacaacctgctttgtgtttttgtaggaaacacagtttggatgtgtttagggtaagaggtgtgtgagttattgcagTCGGTCTATAACTTAATATGTCCggaatattaaaacaaaaccaacttaaccccgctctTTTAGTGCCCCGCACACAGCTtaatccacgctggcatttctccccttGGAGTTTAGATTTTgcaaagggaaaaaattccaccatcctGTCTAAATTTTTAGCATAGCGGGTATCatatttgcacaatccatatgcacaacgctttggCCTGTTTCCCTCACTCGAAAGCGTGACAGTACTCCTGCGCGTAGCTACGATTGCTAACCCACAGTGTGTGGCGGTTTTCgagtgtggcttagcgaagggtcaatttctGCGTGGTGAATGGCCGCCAGTACACAGTGATGTGTGTCTGTGGATTAATTTATGAGAAAGTGCTGGTTCGATCCAAGAACTGCACACTATTATGAGTGCGGAAAGAGAAGCTATACActttaatgtttgttgtattttcaTTGGTGTTTATTTGCTTCAAGCTGTTAATTTTATACATCAGTTTATACTTTGTTTCATAATTGCGCTTTGTTAGAAAAAATCCTGATTGTTgttacttaatttaattatttctgttttatttaagtGCATCTTTGACGTTTTAAGTGTTTAATAAACAGCACTTCACCGCACACATGATTAAGACGGCTTTTTGTCTACATTCAGAGATTGTTTTGGTTTAGGAGTACCCAAGTTGGAGCTTTCTGTTGATCTTTCGTTGTTCCCGCCTCGCCGTGATGACGTCAGCGCTGACGCGTTCattcagcgtcgagtcttcagagctgaggtgagtcgttgacgctttttctcgtgtttacacgacaataaaacacactttacagtttattaaagcgacaatctgcgactagtttctgcattgagttcacctctatctgtgtgtctgctgaccaaaacaatacagcaggcagcgaggagctctgagaggacaatatgagtgaatgtgtttgGGTTTGTTAGTACATTTGTATTTGTAATATTGCAAAGTATAATCTGTAAAGGGATATATGAAGTTTGATGcagtaaatataaaattaatagtttgtGGTGCCCTTTCTTTTTTAGGTTTTTGTGATTTCTCAGTTCTGTAGATGTGCTAGTGCTAATAATCAAATTAGTTTATTGGTGTGTACTTAATTAAATCTAGATTTTgatataaatgtacaaatagGTTTGTTAATTACAATAGTCAGTAGTTCATCCTGCAAACACTGAGTGTAAAACACGCTGATCTGCTGCTGCTTCTGAATGTCAGATATTCAGATCTGCAAATTCccacattaattaattatatttaattattaattatattaacaaaaataattaattgtatcGGTGTCAACTGACTTGAGCAAATTACACAATCAAATATTGTATTAACTATAAGATATACTACGATTTAATCACATTTCTCTGTTTGTTCTCCTGAAGCTCTGCCGCCAtcagtgaaagacaaagacagagtttattgaaggacagtgagaagatgagtgatccagaaccctgcagaattaaacaggaagagactgaagaactaataggtttgtgtttattcattactccTCAATAATGAGGCTGGAGAACAGTGAGCCTGACATTCGTCTTCGCTGCTGCATTGATCCTAACTGGAGGAAACTGGACACTCACTGACCGCAGTGAAACTGACAAATCTCCAGCTCTCTCAGTGACTGATGAGTGTCAACATGTTCAGATACAGTTGTTTCTGTGCCAATTTTAACTTGATAGCTGACCATCAGATGATGAGCAAGGGcgtttttaaaaaaagatctcACCccgtgtttcctctaggatttttccagctgtggtggcagccTTTTGCACAGATCAAATAcctataacaacaataatattatgtgtaggtctactgtcgATTAAAATTATCAATTTTGAATAGACTTTAAATTtttcctggtcattaatgcacagtaaagtgatatTATCAGAATATATTGATTCAGAATTCTGAAGTTGAACTatttaggcttgggcggtatccaaattttgatgcCGTCAAACCTCTTCCCTATTTTACCttggtatccggtattaccgtgcattaaaaaaattatgatgtaaggctcagacagcatcaccaaactgttggcttgtgcctaaaccattcagaaactgaatactgtATATGCGACATTAGGctcgcggtcacctgtttgtcttgtttgtattaGAGATCTGTACAtgcgctctcattcacacacacacacacacacacacacacacagagagagcacCAAGCGACACACAGAATCatgctcttacacacacacacacacacacacacacacccataaacAGCATCCACGCGGATGCACGCGTGCTCGCTCACTCGgaagcgatattgttagactgcGCTCCCGCTCCCTTTCAAGTTGCACTATAGTTACCGAccactcccgcgctttattcggaaatttaatcttgcaccgcaagaaatctggttggCTCCTCTagtgtagaggtctgcattcccaccTGCGGGACCCAACTAGAATAACACGCGAGAGTGTTtggtaactggtttaattttggacgggagcaggccgtctagcaatatcgctcgcGACACCCGAGCGAGCAAGCACGCATATGAATGAGACAGcacgatgctgtgtttagcttgtttgttgctgtgtgtgtgtgtgtgtgtgtgtgtgtgtgtgtgtgtgtgtgtgtgtgtgtgtgtgtgtgtgcgcgtgtgtgcgcgtgtgtgcgcgtgtgtgcgcgtgtgtgtgcgtgtgtgtgcgtgtgcatgtgtgtgtgtttatacagtcaGCTTGTTACAGGTtatctggactctgtatagctctgTGGTGTTCTCCTCCCCTCCCGCTCTTTAGCGTGATCGggtgcggcgggtagaaaacggagcgggattcaaaatttagtcccgcgcagatctctactctaGTTTGTATTTACCACGTCTTCCTTCTCGTTTGGTCAAGAATACTggcaaactgcaggtcacttggtggGCGACTCGCAATCGTACCTCACCTCTTTCTCTCCttcacactgtcccgtgatgacaatcatgcatacgcatttgtaggcattaaataatattatttatttaatacttgtcttcTGTTtgagtgcattgttttttatgacggtataagggtgttgaaactgacaccgtagctatttttagatcccgcggtataccatattaccgcccaagcctaaaaatattatgtttgagacgtgcttgcaatctgtcattttcAACATCATTAGACCATTTATTCAcaggtaaaatcagacatttgtcattatcagattccttcttgcattatattcaacattatatataggctagagtcgttatactgacactgttaaacatttattctcatgcacaactatttgtgttcgctatgaaagaaaaacattgaatgcttgtcgcaatcaaaactctaaaatgtgacatgatttttttaaaagagggcgtgctttcagtttcattttcactgctaggGGCTGTTCATACATCCTGATCTGTTCATATTGTAGGgattgtttacagtttaacccaaagaatgagcagtctggtagatgaagaagagccggagtcagagatttaaataaataaatcaagtttactgaagatagtttgcagtttcattcgcagaagccagcttcaacacttacaatgagttcctaggccgctctgcttacagtttcaacaatcgaacaattatactctttacacaagtccagaaagggtgggatccaggtaaacagttctcattggttacaacagaaatagacaattctaaatacatgcgtcaaagaaacatggtatctacttccagatatggaCGGCCTTAATGTGTGCGTCAAAGAAAGCATTGTATCtgtctccagatatggatggcgacctgatgcctagaggtgaggtcgccttaagttattaggagctgatctccgacctgtaaaaagctaaaccaggaacacaatagacacaaacgaccatctgtgttaaagactcgaggatgtttcttgtacgttcagctgtgttatcaggctggttcaagactgtttccatcaacagtctgctgcaatatcttggctacacacagtctatctccacacagaaaggaattacattaaaattaattatactcaaaaacagatcaatcaaacagctataatattataggcaatatatcaggacaataaaacaggtgtcttcttctcctctgtattggACCTCCAGTCATAAGaacagatggagagagagagagagagagagagagagaggtctccatgacctatgacctggtttgtgtgtctcctgaaaacagacaggcaaaaagagaaacaaggacacagaacattcttgcagtaagcagttttaacttattcattagttaaaatcaattcacagttcaatactgagaaacaggatgatgaaaaggataaacgttggtccatgatgagacggattggaaagcagaaatccgaatccttcagtaTATCACTCCGTTCCACAAActtaatgttatttacaactttattacctgtttttCACAGCCTATGCAAGTTCTGTTCACTAACGTAGACGCACGCGTCTATCAAGTAGGATGCGCGCCCGCCCTCTTTGTGGTAACAGCTCACAGTCAGTAGCTTGTGGTCATTCCTCAAAGACTAGTTTCCCTTTGCCAGACGTTATTGGCCTataccaataaaaaaaaagcaaattcaaACTATAATCAAAACTCAAATGAGCAACATTGACAGCCACaacaacagtaaaaaaacaaacaaaaaaatagtgtTGGTAATGTTGATTATTAAGAAGCTGTTTATTAAAATAGTGAAATGATACACATTCTCAACatcacatgtgttgcccgcaggcctgttctaaaaatagctcaccatagcgccacttaccagtatgctccatctaaaataaaagtaatcatttaaaaatgttaatatttgcagagaaatataaaaataaagtgctgCACATTTCTTTAAAGAGGCGCTCtctgtggtcaagaaacaaagtcttactcggaatgtctttttaaagttttattctttgcaaagaaggtcacagacatacagcaacaacagtttctgcagagtgagacactgaagtcaagtgtgttcacccttttatctggtttTTACTGCTTACAAGGTCAAACCCTAATAATGCCCATTCTGACGACAGTTTCTGCAGAATGAGACACTGAAGCAAAGTGTGTTCACTGTTCtatctagtttgtactgcttGTTTAGCCaagatattgcagcagactgttgatggaaacagtcttgaaccagcctgataacacagctgaacgtacaagaaacatccttgagtctttaacacagatggtcgtttgtgtctattgtgttcctggtttagctttttacaggtcggagatcagctcctaataacttagggcgacctcacctccgggcatcaggtcgccatccatatctggagacagatacaatgctttctttgacgcacgcatTAAGGCCGtccatatctggaagtagataccatgtttctttgacgcatgtatttagaattgtctatttctgttgtaaccaatgagaactgtttacctggatcccaccctttctggacttgtgtaaagagtataattgttcgattggtgaaactgtaagcagagcggcctaggaactcattgcgagtgttgaagctggcttctgcgaatgaaacagcaaactatcttcagtaaacttgattttttttttttaaatctttgactccggctcttcttcatctaccagactgctcattctttgggttaaactgtaaactatccctacagtttCCACTACACACGTTTATCTAAAAATGATTTTCCATTACAATACATTAAAcacagggtatttcctaccctgttaaatcattgttgaaattgatttgatttgagaaatgtttatcaaactggtagccctccacattgatcagtacccaagaagtagctctcagtttcataaaggttggtgacccctgctctagcagATTGTGGTTCAGATTCCACTGATGCGACCCCTAGTTGGTTTAAAACTGTATAACGCTCAACCATGCGTTATCTTGTAGGCTAAGCAACTGTTTTTAAACTTGATGTTTTCCCAAataatggtgtttttttttaaatagtacaaTGAAAACCGAAATTAACTATATAA
This window encodes:
- the LOC566710 gene encoding uncharacterized protein isoform X2, which codes for MTSALTRSFSVESSELSSAAISERPRQSLLKDSEKMSDPEPCRIKQEETEELIDVIVKEESEELSEDEEKHHVKSEEETQSETEDSFSMETTAVNGFICTQCGKTFKHQCRLKLHMRIHTGEKPHKCSHCDKSFNDSGNLQRHMLLHTGEKTHKCDQCGKTFLRPAGLKNHLRLHTNEKPYSCSECGNSFSNCSNLIAHQKIHTGVKEHVCLECGKSFIRAGGLKNHQRIHTGEKPYECSHCDKSFRQIQILKVHERIHTGEKPYMCTKCGKSFRHTPNLQRHLLIHKTTNHTCDQC